A section of the Polyangium spumosum genome encodes:
- a CDS encoding polyprenyl synthetase family protein, translated as MNEGLTKATVEPGKNENGFLGLLAQIKPEIERRIAARFDEKITRARTYGAEIAAMHEAARDLSLRGGKRVRAGLIAAGWIAAGGEGPLDAAIDAGVAFELLQSYLLIQDDWMDNDATRRGGPSVHAALTKRLGGEHIGATAAILSSDMTWGLAVETLVSIPGLSAERRLEVTQVFLRIHEDVVLGQQIDVLGKAEDVEAMHDLKTGSYTMRGPLLIGAALAGGSPELCAALARFAAPLGVAFQLRDDLLGTFGDHAETGKPVGNDIVAGKRTSLVAEAARRMNEDETRALAAAHGRADAGADAVAAATRALVTSGARRAVEERQRALCEAAMKELASMTVTAAARSILAGVVDALRVRPAAEEARS; from the coding sequence ATGAATGAAGGCCTCACGAAGGCGACGGTCGAGCCCGGCAAGAATGAAAACGGGTTCCTCGGGTTGCTCGCGCAGATCAAGCCCGAGATCGAGCGCCGCATCGCCGCGCGGTTCGACGAGAAGATCACGAGGGCGCGCACGTACGGCGCCGAGATCGCCGCGATGCACGAGGCGGCGCGGGACCTCTCGCTCCGCGGCGGCAAGCGCGTGCGCGCAGGGCTCATCGCCGCCGGGTGGATCGCCGCCGGAGGCGAGGGCCCGCTCGACGCGGCGATCGACGCCGGCGTCGCGTTCGAGCTCCTGCAGAGTTACCTGCTCATCCAGGACGACTGGATGGACAACGACGCGACGCGGCGCGGCGGTCCGAGCGTCCACGCGGCGCTCACGAAGAGGCTCGGGGGCGAGCACATCGGGGCGACGGCGGCGATCCTCTCGAGTGACATGACGTGGGGGCTCGCGGTGGAGACGCTGGTGTCGATCCCGGGGCTCTCGGCGGAGCGGCGGCTCGAGGTGACGCAGGTGTTCCTGCGGATCCACGAGGACGTGGTGCTCGGCCAGCAGATCGACGTGCTCGGCAAGGCGGAGGACGTCGAGGCGATGCACGACCTCAAGACCGGGAGCTACACGATGCGCGGGCCGCTGCTCATCGGCGCGGCGCTCGCGGGTGGATCGCCGGAGCTCTGCGCGGCGCTCGCGCGTTTCGCGGCGCCGCTCGGCGTCGCGTTCCAGCTCCGCGACGATCTGCTCGGGACCTTCGGAGACCACGCGGAGACGGGCAAGCCGGTCGGCAACGACATCGTGGCGGGCAAACGCACGAGCCTCGTGGCCGAGGCGGCGCGGCGCATGAACGAGGACGAGACACGCGCGCTCGCAGCGGCGCACGGGCGAGCGGACGCGGGCGCGGACGCGGTCGCCGCGGCGACGCGGGCGCTCGTGACGTCGGGCGCGCGCAGGGCCGTGGAGGAGCGGCAGCGGGCGCTCTGCGAGGCGGCGATGAAGGAGCTCGCGTCGATGACGGTGACGGCCGCGGCGCGATCGATCCTGGCCGGCGTGGTGGACGCGCTCCGGGTGCGGCCCGCCGCGGAGGAGGCGCGCTCGTGA
- the mvk gene encoding mevalonate kinase produces the protein MTERTSAEGTASGKVILFGEHAVVYGSPAIAAGLDRGAHARATRLASGPSTLRIGDETVVADGSSSNDLERAFHALLTVAPALPPVHVEARSDLPPGGGLGSSAALSVAITRAAEALARGQEEDAAIEARVLERAAAWERIFHGNPSGIDAMAAARGGIFRFTRAEGARPILPRQDLALCVGSTGQPSSTRETVGLIASQHAKDPVLVQRSIDAVTSIVGNAVLALEAGDQRALGDLMNMNQLVLSGLFVSTSELEELCALARASGALGAKLTGGGGGGCVIALVPPAFQSDGTRDEAREAKSAARILDAWRGAEGRYEGFYARIRAGRRAPTERAEGGLS, from the coding sequence GTGACGGAGAGGACGAGCGCGGAGGGGACGGCGTCGGGCAAGGTGATCCTGTTCGGCGAACACGCGGTCGTCTACGGATCACCCGCGATCGCGGCTGGCCTCGATCGCGGAGCCCACGCCCGAGCGACGCGCCTCGCGAGCGGGCCGAGCACGCTCCGGATCGGGGACGAGACGGTCGTGGCGGATGGTTCGTCCTCGAACGATCTCGAGCGCGCGTTCCACGCGTTGCTCACGGTCGCGCCCGCGCTCCCGCCCGTGCACGTGGAGGCGCGTAGTGATCTGCCGCCGGGCGGCGGCCTGGGCAGCTCGGCGGCGCTCTCCGTGGCGATCACGCGCGCGGCGGAGGCGCTCGCGCGTGGGCAGGAAGAGGACGCGGCGATCGAGGCGCGTGTGCTCGAACGTGCAGCCGCGTGGGAGCGGATCTTTCACGGCAACCCCTCCGGCATCGACGCGATGGCCGCGGCGCGAGGCGGCATCTTCCGGTTCACGCGCGCCGAGGGGGCGCGGCCGATCCTGCCGCGCCAGGACCTCGCCTTGTGTGTGGGATCGACGGGGCAGCCGTCGTCGACGCGGGAGACGGTCGGGCTCATCGCGTCACAACACGCGAAGGATCCCGTGCTCGTGCAGCGATCGATCGACGCGGTGACGTCGATCGTGGGCAACGCCGTGCTCGCCCTCGAGGCCGGTGACCAGCGCGCGCTCGGGGATCTCATGAACATGAACCAGCTCGTGCTCTCGGGGCTCTTCGTCTCGACGAGCGAGCTCGAGGAGCTCTGCGCGCTCGCGCGGGCCTCGGGCGCGCTCGGCGCGAAGCTCACGGGAGGCGGCGGCGGCGGCTGCGTGATCGCGCTCGTGCCGCCCGCGTTCCAGAGCGACGGCACGCGTGACGAGGCGCGCGAGGCCAAGAGCGCCGCGCGGATCCTCGACGCCTGGCGAGGCGCCGAGGGCCGCTACGAAGGATTTTACGCGCGGATCCGCGCAGGCAGGCGCGCCCCGACGGAGCGCGCCGAAGGAGGACTGTCGTGA
- the mvaD gene encoding diphosphomevalonate decarboxylase, which yields MTIRAAKATAHPNIALAKYWGKRADGVNQPAVPSLSVTLAGMATTTTVTFDPALVEDTFLLGGAPADEGPRARVVKLLDRVRRAAGFETRARVESSNDFPTASGLASSASGFSALALAALAAAGLDTDPARVSDLARRISVSAARSAFGGFVELPVGNPGEGDLAAIPIAPADHLALRVVVAVTREGPKAVGSTDGMEHTVRTSPYFPAWVASAPALCARVREAVLRRDLEALGVAAEESALAMHATSIAARPGLIYWTGGTVEALEEVRRMRARGLVAYATIDAGPHVKVLTTPEDEPRVTAALAEVPGVKRTIVASPGEGARLLERT from the coding sequence GTGACGATACGCGCGGCCAAGGCGACGGCGCATCCGAACATCGCGCTGGCGAAATACTGGGGGAAGCGGGCGGACGGCGTGAACCAGCCCGCGGTGCCGAGCCTCTCGGTGACACTCGCGGGCATGGCCACGACGACGACCGTGACCTTCGATCCGGCGCTCGTGGAGGACACGTTCCTGCTCGGCGGCGCGCCGGCCGACGAGGGCCCGCGCGCGCGGGTGGTGAAGCTGCTCGATCGGGTGCGTCGCGCGGCGGGGTTCGAGACGCGGGCGCGTGTCGAGAGCAGCAACGACTTCCCGACGGCCTCGGGCCTCGCGTCGAGCGCGTCGGGCTTCTCGGCGCTCGCGCTCGCGGCGCTCGCGGCGGCGGGGCTCGACACGGATCCGGCGCGCGTGAGTGATCTCGCGCGAAGGATCTCGGTGAGCGCGGCGCGTTCGGCGTTCGGCGGGTTCGTGGAGCTGCCCGTGGGCAACCCCGGCGAGGGGGACCTCGCGGCGATCCCGATCGCGCCGGCGGATCACCTCGCGTTACGTGTCGTCGTGGCCGTGACGCGGGAAGGGCCGAAGGCCGTGGGCTCGACGGACGGCATGGAGCACACGGTCCGTACGAGCCCGTATTTTCCGGCGTGGGTCGCGTCCGCGCCCGCGCTCTGCGCCCGCGTGCGCGAGGCCGTGCTCCGGCGGGATCTCGAGGCGCTCGGCGTCGCCGCCGAGGAGAGCGCGCTCGCGATGCACGCGACGAGTATCGCCGCGCGGCCGGGGCTCATTTACTGGACCGGCGGGACGGTGGAGGCGCTCGAAGAGGTGCGACGCATGCGGGCGCGCGGGCTCGTCGCCTACGCGACGATCGACGCGGGACCTCACGTGAAGGTGCTGACGACGCCGGAGGACGAGCCACGCGTGACGGCCGCGCTCGCGGAGGTGCCGGGCGTGAAACGTACGATCGTCGCGTCGCCCGGCGAAGGCGCGCGGCTTTTGGAACGAACGTGA
- the hisC gene encoding histidinol-phosphate transaminase codes for MTASRFANLLRPELADLAAYVPHTGDFEIRLDGNEAPPLLSPDARAAVAQALAAGALERYPDPRATELREAITSHVGGTSDEVLVGTGSDEVIALLLTALSQPRAGAEAATIVTPSPTFVMYRLSAAARGIRVHEVPLDDRWDLDVAQMRAAITSTNPNIVFLASPNNPTGTRMSEDRIRAVIEAAPEALVVLDEAYVAFAPASVAHLRHAYPNVALLGTVSKIGFAALRVGWFVGPAELVREIDKVRQPYNLPTPSQRAATLVLCELRAEIERVVAHVVAERERLGRELARLGFGVPPSDANFLWVETKRPAKDVFEGLAANKILVRSFHARGGRLANHLRITIGTREENDRLLEVLTRWA; via the coding sequence ATGACCGCGTCCCGCTTCGCCAACCTGCTCCGCCCCGAGCTCGCGGACCTCGCCGCGTACGTCCCGCACACGGGCGACTTCGAGATCCGGCTCGACGGCAACGAGGCCCCGCCGCTGCTCTCCCCCGACGCGCGCGCCGCCGTCGCGCAGGCGCTCGCGGCGGGCGCGCTCGAGCGGTACCCCGATCCACGAGCGACCGAGCTCCGCGAGGCGATCACGAGCCACGTGGGCGGCACGTCGGACGAGGTCCTCGTGGGCACGGGCTCGGACGAGGTGATCGCCCTCCTGCTCACCGCGCTCTCGCAGCCGCGCGCAGGCGCCGAGGCAGCGACGATCGTCACGCCGTCGCCGACGTTCGTGATGTACCGGCTCAGCGCGGCCGCCCGCGGCATCCGTGTCCACGAGGTCCCGCTCGACGATCGCTGGGACCTCGACGTCGCGCAGATGCGCGCGGCCATCACCTCGACGAACCCGAACATCGTCTTCCTCGCGTCGCCGAACAACCCGACCGGGACGCGCATGTCCGAGGATCGCATCCGCGCCGTGATCGAAGCCGCGCCCGAAGCGCTCGTCGTGCTCGACGAGGCGTACGTCGCCTTCGCGCCCGCGAGTGTCGCGCACCTCCGCCACGCTTACCCGAACGTCGCCCTGCTCGGCACCGTCTCCAAGATCGGCTTCGCGGCGCTACGCGTCGGCTGGTTCGTGGGGCCGGCCGAGCTCGTCCGCGAGATCGACAAGGTCCGCCAGCCCTACAACCTGCCCACGCCCTCGCAGCGCGCCGCCACGCTCGTCCTCTGCGAGCTGCGCGCCGAGATCGAGCGCGTCGTCGCGCACGTCGTCGCGGAGCGCGAGCGCCTCGGCCGCGAGCTCGCGCGGCTCGGCTTCGGTGTGCCCCCGAGTGACGCGAACTTCCTTTGGGTCGAAACGAAGCGGCCCGCGAAGGACGTGTTCGAGGGCCTCGCGGCGAACAAGATCCTCGTCCGGAGCTTCCACGCCCGCGGCGGTCGCCTCGCGAACCACCTGCGCATCACGATCGGCACACGCGAAGAGAACGACCGGCTGCTCGAGGTCCTCACGAGGTGGGCATGA
- a CDS encoding tetratricopeptide repeat protein, protein MSGRGRSLARGAALVLLGLTAGCGDPKVIRVIDGVPTEGRFIAYEAYAYYARAAEAEARGDLRLAILLYRGAAEHDAKSVEVWTRLGAAACADPDARGSAGGAFERAEALDPTYEPLARARARCAEKMGRLDEALGHAARAVALDPGQDEAVLLYASLLERRGRVTEAERWLDALVFERPTSVRGWLARYELALRRNDAAAAERAARALRRRAPRHADRISAEVPALAPLAEVDAALRSGDLGAARKAALRARLPAPELAVRAAALGLAPLARDQAELVLGADPSSSSARIALAVAADLAGDAALFASALDAPRDTLAAAPSPLARLLFADLLLRRAGAEAARAFAGAASASSDTSPNATPDPLLEAVRKRVRARLAPSGKGA, encoded by the coding sequence ATGAGCGGACGTGGACGGTCACTCGCGCGTGGCGCCGCGCTCGTGTTGCTCGGCCTCACGGCGGGCTGCGGTGATCCGAAGGTGATCCGCGTCATCGATGGCGTGCCCACGGAGGGGCGGTTCATCGCGTACGAGGCGTACGCGTATTACGCCCGCGCCGCGGAGGCCGAAGCGCGCGGCGATCTACGGCTGGCGATCCTGCTCTACCGCGGCGCCGCCGAGCACGACGCGAAGAGCGTCGAGGTCTGGACCCGCCTCGGCGCCGCAGCGTGCGCCGATCCCGACGCGCGTGGCTCCGCCGGAGGCGCCTTCGAACGCGCCGAGGCGCTCGATCCGACCTACGAGCCCCTCGCCCGCGCGCGCGCCCGCTGCGCCGAGAAGATGGGCCGGCTCGACGAGGCGCTCGGGCACGCCGCCCGCGCCGTCGCCCTCGATCCAGGGCAGGACGAGGCCGTGTTGCTCTACGCCTCGTTGCTCGAGCGAAGAGGTCGCGTCACCGAGGCCGAGCGCTGGCTCGACGCCCTCGTCTTCGAGCGACCCACCTCCGTTCGAGGCTGGCTCGCCCGTTACGAGCTCGCGCTCCGACGCAACGACGCGGCCGCCGCCGAGCGAGCAGCCCGCGCCTTGCGAAGACGCGCGCCTCGCCATGCGGATCGGATCAGCGCCGAGGTGCCCGCGCTCGCGCCGCTCGCCGAGGTCGACGCGGCCCTGCGCTCCGGCGACCTCGGCGCCGCCCGAAAGGCCGCTCTTCGCGCGCGCCTCCCCGCCCCCGAGCTCGCCGTCCGGGCCGCGGCCCTCGGCCTCGCGCCCCTCGCGCGCGACCAGGCCGAGCTCGTCCTCGGCGCCGATCCTTCGTCGAGCTCCGCGCGGATCGCGCTCGCCGTCGCCGCGGATCTCGCGGGCGACGCGGCCCTCTTCGCGTCCGCGCTCGACGCCCCGAGGGACACGCTCGCCGCGGCCCCCTCCCCGCTCGCGCGCCTGCTCTTCGCCGATCTGCTCCTGCGACGCGCGGGCGCCGAGGCCGCACGCGCGTTCGCCGGCGCCGCCTCCGCGTCGTCCGACACATCGCCGAACGCAACACCCGATCCGCTGCTCGAAGCCGTCCGCAAGCGCGTGCGCGCTCGCCTCGCGCCCTCGGGCAAGGGCGCTTAG
- a CDS encoding NADH-quinone oxidoreductase subunit N codes for MNSGLFLGLSPLLVVSLGGLLLMVAEAFSKRRVDETSDDRDAGPSSELSLGTAVTLLAGAVFAAAIWFVGPEKLEGANLVAPWIIVDRFTLFFSFVLCLGGALAALLAGGYLPEHRLDRGEFYPLVIFSTVGAMILAAAGDLLSLFLGLETMSLGVYAMVGFRRASLRSTEAAVKYFLLGSFAAALLLYGGALLYGATGHTDLAGIREVIANAQPGKGPNFALVITAAALIIVGLAFKVSAVPFHMWTPDAYEGAPTPTTTYMAVAVKCAAFATMLRVLIGGFGEGGLESWAAGWPPVVALLAVLTMTVANLIAGQQESVKRMLAYSSIAHAGYVLVGVVSTMRAGGDAQGSVMFYLLTYTVSTVGAFGALILMGSRGAEAVSYEDLAGVGKRHPAAGFAFSLFLLSLAGVPPTAGFFGKLYIVKASIGAGLYPLAVILLLNSVISAYYYLRVMVYMYMREPAPGAPIAKPMRSGYVATALVVSGVLVVVLGLWPTTSLQMAVEAALAAR; via the coding sequence GTGAACTCCGGCCTCTTCCTCGGTCTGTCGCCGCTGCTCGTCGTCAGCCTCGGCGGCCTGCTCTTGATGGTGGCGGAGGCGTTCTCGAAGCGCCGCGTCGACGAGACGTCGGACGATCGGGACGCGGGGCCGTCGTCGGAGCTCTCGCTCGGCACGGCGGTGACGCTGCTCGCGGGCGCCGTCTTCGCCGCGGCGATCTGGTTCGTCGGTCCGGAGAAGCTCGAGGGCGCGAACCTGGTCGCGCCCTGGATCATCGTCGACCGCTTCACCCTGTTCTTCTCGTTCGTGCTTTGCCTCGGCGGCGCGCTCGCCGCGCTGCTCGCGGGTGGTTACCTGCCGGAGCACAGGCTCGATCGGGGCGAGTTCTACCCGCTCGTCATCTTCTCGACCGTGGGCGCGATGATCCTCGCGGCCGCGGGGGATCTGCTCTCGCTCTTTCTCGGGCTCGAGACGATGTCGCTCGGCGTGTACGCGATGGTCGGCTTCCGCCGCGCCTCGTTGCGCAGCACCGAGGCGGCGGTGAAGTACTTCCTGCTCGGGTCGTTCGCGGCGGCGCTCCTGCTCTACGGCGGGGCGCTGCTCTACGGCGCGACGGGGCACACGGATCTCGCGGGCATCCGCGAGGTGATCGCGAACGCGCAGCCGGGCAAGGGGCCGAACTTCGCGCTCGTGATCACGGCGGCGGCGCTCATCATCGTGGGGCTCGCGTTCAAGGTGAGCGCGGTGCCGTTCCACATGTGGACGCCGGACGCCTACGAGGGCGCGCCGACGCCGACGACGACCTACATGGCCGTGGCGGTGAAGTGCGCGGCGTTCGCGACGATGCTCCGCGTGCTCATCGGTGGCTTCGGCGAGGGCGGGCTCGAGTCGTGGGCGGCGGGCTGGCCGCCGGTCGTCGCGCTGCTCGCGGTGCTCACGATGACGGTGGCGAACCTCATCGCGGGCCAGCAGGAGTCGGTCAAGCGCATGCTCGCGTACTCGAGCATCGCGCACGCGGGGTACGTGCTCGTGGGCGTCGTCTCGACGATGCGCGCGGGCGGCGACGCGCAGGGCAGCGTGATGTTCTACCTGCTCACGTACACCGTCTCGACCGTGGGCGCGTTCGGCGCGCTCATCCTGATGGGCAGCCGCGGCGCCGAGGCGGTGAGCTACGAGGACCTCGCGGGCGTGGGCAAGCGGCATCCGGCCGCGGGCTTCGCGTTCTCGCTCTTCCTGCTCTCGCTCGCGGGCGTGCCTCCGACGGCGGGCTTCTTCGGCAAGCTCTACATCGTCAAGGCGTCGATCGGCGCCGGGCTCTACCCGCTGGCGGTCATCCTGCTCTTGAACAGCGTGATCTCCGCGTATTACTACCTGCGCGTGATGGTCTACATGTACATGCGCGAGCCCGCGCCCGGCGCGCCCATCGCGAAGCCGATGCGCTCGGGGTACGTGGCGACGGCGCTCGTCGTCTCCGGCGTGCTCGTGGTCGTGCTCGGCCTGTGGCCGACGACGTCGCTGCAGATGGCGGTCGAGGCGGCCCTCGCCGCGCGCTGA
- a CDS encoding complex I subunit 4 family protein — protein sequence MSPLDLVFQYWPAIGAGILGALVPRGDAPTKQRAGLGFIAALTTLFVIWLWPSEGAPQAAEAAGEWPHLLNLLIALPIVGAAAVLFIPRQMLSVLRGFTYVVLGIGFVASLWLLTVPMTAGWHFQYIKDWMPFLGIRYHVAIDGISLWLVLLTTFVTPIAAYASFGSIKTRIKEFCFALLLLQGGMIGAFLALDLFLFYVFWELMLVPMFIMIGVWGGADRVKAAIKFFLYTMAGSVLMLAAIIYLVWAHQKLTGEFTFDYLALSRVVLSREAQLICFWAFSLAFFIKVPMWPVHTWLPDAHVQAPTGGSVILAAVMLKLGTYAYMRFSIGLFPGPASNLSANLAGVAILGGILYGALVAWKQRDVKRLVAYSSVAHLGFVMLGLFSATPAGMQGAVLQMVNHGVSTGALFLLVGVIYDRRHTREVDEFGGLAKVMPIYTVVFLIVTFASVGVPGTNGFIGEFLVIMGTFMSERLGKFAGIHTVGAAAGVILAAVYMLYVVQKMFFGPLTNPKNKHLPDLTVRESLALAPFVLMIFVIGFFPSIFLDRMKESILLHHNQYKVVSGQAILFADERDAKLLPEDTFSPAFLKGMPKKEKPAEEAGGEDSQAALGGEGKVAQ from the coding sequence ATGAGCCCGCTCGATCTCGTCTTCCAGTACTGGCCCGCGATCGGCGCGGGCATCCTCGGCGCGCTCGTCCCGCGGGGCGACGCGCCGACGAAGCAACGCGCCGGCCTCGGCTTCATCGCGGCCCTCACCACGCTCTTCGTGATCTGGCTCTGGCCGTCCGAAGGCGCGCCGCAGGCGGCCGAGGCCGCGGGCGAGTGGCCGCACCTGCTCAACCTGCTGATCGCGCTGCCGATCGTGGGCGCGGCGGCGGTGCTGTTCATCCCGCGCCAGATGCTCTCGGTGCTCCGCGGCTTCACCTACGTGGTGCTCGGCATCGGGTTCGTCGCGTCGCTCTGGCTGCTCACCGTCCCGATGACCGCGGGCTGGCACTTCCAGTACATCAAGGACTGGATGCCCTTCCTCGGCATCCGCTACCACGTCGCGATCGACGGCATCAGCCTGTGGCTGGTCCTCCTGACGACGTTCGTCACGCCGATCGCGGCGTACGCGTCGTTCGGCTCGATCAAGACGCGCATCAAGGAGTTCTGCTTCGCGCTCCTGCTCCTGCAGGGCGGGATGATCGGCGCGTTCCTCGCGCTCGATCTCTTCCTGTTCTACGTGTTCTGGGAGCTGATGCTGGTGCCGATGTTCATCATGATCGGCGTCTGGGGCGGCGCGGATCGCGTGAAGGCGGCGATCAAGTTCTTCCTCTACACGATGGCCGGCTCGGTGCTGATGCTGGCCGCGATCATCTACCTCGTGTGGGCGCACCAGAAGCTCACGGGTGAGTTCACCTTCGACTACCTCGCGCTCTCGCGCGTCGTCCTGTCGAGGGAGGCGCAGCTCATCTGCTTCTGGGCCTTCTCGCTGGCGTTCTTCATCAAGGTGCCGATGTGGCCGGTGCACACCTGGTTGCCGGACGCGCACGTGCAGGCGCCGACGGGTGGCTCGGTGATCCTGGCCGCGGTGATGCTGAAGCTCGGCACCTACGCGTACATGCGCTTCTCGATCGGGCTCTTCCCGGGGCCCGCGTCGAACCTGTCGGCGAACCTGGCGGGCGTGGCGATCCTGGGCGGCATCCTCTACGGCGCGCTGGTCGCGTGGAAGCAGCGCGACGTGAAGCGCCTGGTCGCGTACTCGTCGGTCGCGCACCTCGGCTTCGTGATGCTGGGGCTCTTCAGCGCGACGCCGGCGGGCATGCAGGGCGCGGTGCTGCAGATGGTCAACCATGGCGTGTCGACGGGCGCGCTCTTCCTCCTCGTCGGCGTCATCTACGACCGGCGCCACACGCGCGAGGTGGACGAGTTCGGCGGGCTCGCGAAGGTGATGCCGATCTACACGGTGGTCTTCCTGATCGTGACGTTCGCGTCGGTCGGCGTTCCCGGGACGAACGGGTTCATCGGCGAGTTCCTCGTCATCATGGGCACGTTCATGTCCGAGCGGCTCGGCAAGTTCGCCGGGATCCACACGGTGGGCGCTGCGGCCGGCGTGATCCTCGCGGCGGTCTACATGCTCTACGTGGTCCAGAAGATGTTCTTCGGGCCGCTCACGAACCCGAAGAACAAGCACCTGCCCGACCTCACGGTGCGCGAGTCGCTCGCGCTCGCGCCCTTCGTGCTCATGATCTTCGTCATCGGGTTCTTCCCCTCGATCTTCCTCGATCGGATGAAGGAGTCGATCCTGCTCCACCACAACCAGTACAAGGTCGTATCGGGCCAGGCGATCCTGTTCGCGGACGAGCGGGACGCGAAGCTCCTGCCCGAGGACACGTTCTCGCCGGCGTTCCTGAAGGGCATGCCCAAGAAGGAGAAGCCCGCCGAGGAAGCGGGCGGCGAGGACTCGCAGGCGGCGCTCGGCGGTGAAGGGAAGGTGGCGCAGTGA